In Ovis canadensis isolate MfBH-ARS-UI-01 breed Bighorn chromosome 3, ARS-UI_OviCan_v2, whole genome shotgun sequence, one DNA window encodes the following:
- the RALGDS gene encoding ral guanine nucleotide dissociation stimulator isoform X5, giving the protein MVQRMWAEAAGPAGGAESLFPGSRRSRSVWDAVRLEVGGPDSCPVVLHSFTQLDPDLPRLESSTQEIGEELVNGVIYSISLRKIQVHHGASKGQRWLGCENESALNLYETCKVRTVKAGTLEKLVEHLVPAFQGSDLSYVTIFLCTYRAFTTTQQVLDLLFKRYGRCDALTASSRYGCILPYSSEDGGPQDQLRNAISSILGTWLDQYSEDFCQPPDFPCLRQLVAYVQLNMPGSDLERRAHLLLAQLEHADLGEAEPEALSPAPVPALKPAAEPEPTLGPDLEPALALAPEPAPALAPEPAPTPAPTPPPELEPALSQTLELDPAAAPEPPWPLPVAAENGLREEKPHLLAFPPDLVAEQFTLMDAELFKKVVPYHCLGSIWSQRDKKGKEHLAPTVRATVTQFNSVANCVITTCLGDRSVSARHRARVVEHWIEVARECRVLKNFSSLYAILSALQSNSIHRLKKTWEEVSRDSLRVFQKLSEIFSDENNYSLSRELLIKEGTSKFATLEMNPKRAQRRPKEAGVIQGTVPYLGTFLTDLVMLDTAMKDYLYGRLINFEKRRKEFEVIAQIKLLQSACNNYSIAPEEHFGAWFRAMERLSEAESYTLSCELEPPSESASNTLKVKKNTAIVKRWSEYGPYLSSGDIADALSVHSAGSSSSDVEEINMSFVPESPDGQEKKFWESASQSSPETSGISSASSSTSSSSASTTPVASTRTHKRSVSGVCSYGSSLPLYNQQVGDSCIIRVSLDVDNGNMYKSILVTSQDKAPAVIRKAMDKHNLDEDEPEDYELVQVISDDRKLKIPDNANVFYAMNSTANYDFVLKKRTFTKGTKVRHGASSTLPRMKQKGLKIAKGIF; this is encoded by the exons AGCTCCACGCAGGAGATTGGCGAGGAGCTGGTCAACGGGGTCATCTACTCCATTTCCCTGCGCAAGATCCAAGTGCACCACGGCGCCAGCAAGGGCCAGCGCTGGCTCGGG TGTGAAAATGAGTCGGCCCTGAACCTCTACGAGACCTGCAAGGTGCGCACCGTGAAGGCGGGCACGCTGGAGAAGCTGGTGGAGCACCTGGTGCCCGCCTTCCAGGGCAGCGACCTCTCCTACGTCACCATCTTCCTGTGCACCTACCGAGCCTTCACCACCACCCAGCAGGTCCTGGACCTGCTGTTCAAGAG GTACGGTAGATGTGACGCCCTCACGGCCTCCTCTAGATACGGGTGCATCCTTCCTTACTCCAGCGAGGACGGCGGACCCCAGGACCAACTCAGAAA TGCCATCTCCTCCATCCTGGGCACCTGGCTGGACCAGTATTCGGAGGACTTCTGTCAGCCCCCTGACTTCCCCTGCCTCAGGCAGCTGGTGGCCTACGTGCAGCTCAACATGCCCGGCTCTGACCTGGAGCGCCGGGCCCACCTCCTCCTGGCCCAGCTGGAGCACGCGGACCTCGGCGAGGCAGAGCCggagg CTCTGTCCCCAGCTCCAGTTCCAGCTCTGAAACCAGCTGCCGAGCCAGAGCCCACACTAGGCCCAGACCTCGAGCCCGCTCTGGCACTGGCCCCAGAGCCAGCCCCGGCACTGGCCCCAGAGCCAGCCCCGACACCAGCTCCAACGCCACCTCCAGAGCTCGAGCCGGCTCTCTCGCAAACTCTAGAGCTCGATCCGGCTGCAGCCCCAGAGCCCCCCTGGCCTTTGCCCGTGGCTGCAGAGAACGGGCTTAGGGAGGAGAAGCCCCACCTCCTGGCGTTCCCTCCTGACCTTGTGGCAGAGCAGTTCACGCTGATGGATGCG gagCTGTTCAAGAAGGTGGTCCCCTACCACTGCCTGGGCTCCATCTGGTCCCAGCGGGACAAGAAGGGGAAGGAGCACCTGGCCCCCACCGTCCGCGCCACCGTCACCCAGTTCAACAGCGTGGCCAACTGCGTCATCACCACCTGCCTCGGGGACCGGAGCGTGTCGGCCCGCCACAGGGCCAGGGTGGTGGAGCACTGGATCGAGGTGGCCAGG GAGTGCCGAGTCCTCAAGAACTTCTCCTCCCTCTACGCAATCCTCTCTGCCCTGCAGAGCAACTCCATCCACCGGCTGAAGAAGACGTGGGAAGAGGTCTCCAG GGACAGTCTCCGCGTCTTTCAGAAGCTGTCGGAGATTTTCTCTGACGAGAACAACTACTCCCTAAGCAGAGAACTGCTCATCAAG GAGGGGACATCCAAGTTTGCCACCCTGGAGATGAACCCCAAGCGAGCCCAGAGGCGCCCGAAAGAGGCG GGTGTCATCCAGGGCACCGTCCCCTACCTGGGCACATTCCTCACGGATCTAGTGATGCTGGACACGGCCATGAAGGACTATCTGTAT GGGAGACTGATCAACTTcgagaagaggaggaag GAATTCGAAGTGATCGCGCAGATCAAGCTGCTCCAGTCAGCCTGCAACAATTACAGCATCGCGCCCGAAGAGCACTTCGGGGCCTGGTTCCGAGCCATGGAGAGGCTCAGCGAGGCTGAGAG CTACACGTTGTCATGCGAGCTGGAGCCCCCCTCCGAGTCGGCCAGCAACACCCTCAAGGTCAAGAAGAACACGGCCATCGTCAAGCGCTGGAGCGA GTACGGCCCCTACCTCAGCAGCGGAGACATTGCTGACGCACTCAGCGTCCACTCGGCCGGCTCCTCCAGCTCCGACGTGGAGGAGATCAACATGAGTTTCGTCCCAGAGTCCCCCGACggccaggagaagaag ttctgggagtcagcctcccagtCATCCCCGGAGACCTCTGGCATCAGCTCAGCCTCCAGCAGCACGTCCTCCTCCTCGGCCTCCACCACGCCCGTGGCCAGCACACGTACCCACAAGCGCTCCGTGTCCGGGGTCTGCAGCTACGGCTCCTCGCTGCCCCTCTACAACCAGCAGGTGGGCGACTCCTGCATCATCCGGGTGAGCCTGGACGTGGACAACGGCAACATGTACAAGAGCATCCTG GTGACCAGCCAAGACAAGGCTCCGGCTGTAATCCGCAAGGCTATGGACAAACACAACCTGGATGAGGACGAGCCCGAAGACTATGAGCTGGTGCAGGTTATTTCAGATGATCGAA AGCTGAAGATCCCTGACAATGCCAACGTGTTCTACGCCATGAACTCTACCGCCAACTATGACTTTGTCCTAAAGAAACGGACCTTCACCAAGGGGACAAAGGTCAGACATGGAGCCAGCTCGACCCTCCCCCGCATGAAGCAGAAGGGACTCAAGATTGCCAAGGGCATCTTCTGA
- the RALGDS gene encoding ral guanine nucleotide dissociation stimulator isoform X7 — protein sequence MVQRMWAEAAGPAGGAESLFPGSRRSRSVWDAVRLEVGGPDSCPVVLHSFTQLDPDLPRLESSTQEIGEELVNGVIYSISLRKIQVHHGASKGQRWLGCENESALNLYETCKVRTVKAGTLEKLVEHLVPAFQGSDLSYVTIFLCTYRAFTTTQQVLDLLFKRYGCILPYSSEDGGPQDQLRNAISSILGTWLDQYSEDFCQPPDFPCLRQLVAYVQLNMPGSDLERRAHLLLAQLEHADLGEAEPEALSPAPVPALKPAAEPEPTLGPDLEPALALAPEPAPALAPEPAPTPAPTPPPELEPALSQTLELDPAAAPEPPWPLPVAAENGLREEKPHLLAFPPDLVAEQFTLMDAELFKKVVPYHCLGSIWSQRDKKGKEHLAPTVRATVTQFNSVANCVITTCLGDRSVSARHRARVVEHWIEVARECRVLKNFSSLYAILSALQSNSIHRLKKTWEEVSRDSLRVFQKLSEIFSDENNYSLSRELLIKEGTSKFATLEMNPKRAQRRPKEAGVIQGTVPYLGTFLTDLVMLDTAMKDYLYGRLINFEKRRKEFEVIAQIKLLQSACNNYSIAPEEHFGAWFRAMERLSEAESYTLSCELEPPSESASNTLKVKKNTAIVKRWSEYGPYLSSGDIADALSVHSAGSSSSDVEEINMSFVPESPDGQEKKFWESASQSSPETSGISSASSSTSSSSASTTPVASTRTHKRSVSGVCSYGSSLPLYNQQVGDSCIIRVSLDVDNGNMYKSILVTSQDKAPAVIRKAMDKHNLDEDEPEDYELVQVISDDRKLKIPDNANVFYAMNSTANYDFVLKKRTFTKGTKVRHGASSTLPRMKQKGLKIAKGIF from the exons AGCTCCACGCAGGAGATTGGCGAGGAGCTGGTCAACGGGGTCATCTACTCCATTTCCCTGCGCAAGATCCAAGTGCACCACGGCGCCAGCAAGGGCCAGCGCTGGCTCGGG TGTGAAAATGAGTCGGCCCTGAACCTCTACGAGACCTGCAAGGTGCGCACCGTGAAGGCGGGCACGCTGGAGAAGCTGGTGGAGCACCTGGTGCCCGCCTTCCAGGGCAGCGACCTCTCCTACGTCACCATCTTCCTGTGCACCTACCGAGCCTTCACCACCACCCAGCAGGTCCTGGACCTGCTGTTCAAGAG ATACGGGTGCATCCTTCCTTACTCCAGCGAGGACGGCGGACCCCAGGACCAACTCAGAAA TGCCATCTCCTCCATCCTGGGCACCTGGCTGGACCAGTATTCGGAGGACTTCTGTCAGCCCCCTGACTTCCCCTGCCTCAGGCAGCTGGTGGCCTACGTGCAGCTCAACATGCCCGGCTCTGACCTGGAGCGCCGGGCCCACCTCCTCCTGGCCCAGCTGGAGCACGCGGACCTCGGCGAGGCAGAGCCggagg CTCTGTCCCCAGCTCCAGTTCCAGCTCTGAAACCAGCTGCCGAGCCAGAGCCCACACTAGGCCCAGACCTCGAGCCCGCTCTGGCACTGGCCCCAGAGCCAGCCCCGGCACTGGCCCCAGAGCCAGCCCCGACACCAGCTCCAACGCCACCTCCAGAGCTCGAGCCGGCTCTCTCGCAAACTCTAGAGCTCGATCCGGCTGCAGCCCCAGAGCCCCCCTGGCCTTTGCCCGTGGCTGCAGAGAACGGGCTTAGGGAGGAGAAGCCCCACCTCCTGGCGTTCCCTCCTGACCTTGTGGCAGAGCAGTTCACGCTGATGGATGCG gagCTGTTCAAGAAGGTGGTCCCCTACCACTGCCTGGGCTCCATCTGGTCCCAGCGGGACAAGAAGGGGAAGGAGCACCTGGCCCCCACCGTCCGCGCCACCGTCACCCAGTTCAACAGCGTGGCCAACTGCGTCATCACCACCTGCCTCGGGGACCGGAGCGTGTCGGCCCGCCACAGGGCCAGGGTGGTGGAGCACTGGATCGAGGTGGCCAGG GAGTGCCGAGTCCTCAAGAACTTCTCCTCCCTCTACGCAATCCTCTCTGCCCTGCAGAGCAACTCCATCCACCGGCTGAAGAAGACGTGGGAAGAGGTCTCCAG GGACAGTCTCCGCGTCTTTCAGAAGCTGTCGGAGATTTTCTCTGACGAGAACAACTACTCCCTAAGCAGAGAACTGCTCATCAAG GAGGGGACATCCAAGTTTGCCACCCTGGAGATGAACCCCAAGCGAGCCCAGAGGCGCCCGAAAGAGGCG GGTGTCATCCAGGGCACCGTCCCCTACCTGGGCACATTCCTCACGGATCTAGTGATGCTGGACACGGCCATGAAGGACTATCTGTAT GGGAGACTGATCAACTTcgagaagaggaggaag GAATTCGAAGTGATCGCGCAGATCAAGCTGCTCCAGTCAGCCTGCAACAATTACAGCATCGCGCCCGAAGAGCACTTCGGGGCCTGGTTCCGAGCCATGGAGAGGCTCAGCGAGGCTGAGAG CTACACGTTGTCATGCGAGCTGGAGCCCCCCTCCGAGTCGGCCAGCAACACCCTCAAGGTCAAGAAGAACACGGCCATCGTCAAGCGCTGGAGCGA GTACGGCCCCTACCTCAGCAGCGGAGACATTGCTGACGCACTCAGCGTCCACTCGGCCGGCTCCTCCAGCTCCGACGTGGAGGAGATCAACATGAGTTTCGTCCCAGAGTCCCCCGACggccaggagaagaag ttctgggagtcagcctcccagtCATCCCCGGAGACCTCTGGCATCAGCTCAGCCTCCAGCAGCACGTCCTCCTCCTCGGCCTCCACCACGCCCGTGGCCAGCACACGTACCCACAAGCGCTCCGTGTCCGGGGTCTGCAGCTACGGCTCCTCGCTGCCCCTCTACAACCAGCAGGTGGGCGACTCCTGCATCATCCGGGTGAGCCTGGACGTGGACAACGGCAACATGTACAAGAGCATCCTG GTGACCAGCCAAGACAAGGCTCCGGCTGTAATCCGCAAGGCTATGGACAAACACAACCTGGATGAGGACGAGCCCGAAGACTATGAGCTGGTGCAGGTTATTTCAGATGATCGAA AGCTGAAGATCCCTGACAATGCCAACGTGTTCTACGCCATGAACTCTACCGCCAACTATGACTTTGTCCTAAAGAAACGGACCTTCACCAAGGGGACAAAGGTCAGACATGGAGCCAGCTCGACCCTCCCCCGCATGAAGCAGAAGGGACTCAAGATTGCCAAGGGCATCTTCTGA
- the RALGDS gene encoding ral guanine nucleotide dissociation stimulator isoform X14, with protein sequence MMVDCQSSTQEIGEELVNGVIYSISLRKIQVHHGASKGQRWLGCENESALNLYETCKVRTVKAGTLEKLVEHLVPAFQGSDLSYVTIFLCTYRAFTTTQQVLDLLFKRYGRCDALTASSRYGCILPYSSEDGGPQDQLRNAISSILGTWLDQYSEDFCQPPDFPCLRQLVAYVQLNMPGSDLERRAHLLLAQLEHADLGEAEPEALSPAPVPALKPAAEPEPTLGPDLEPALALAPEPAPALAPEPAPTPAPTPPPELEPALSQTLELDPAAAPEPPWPLPVAAENGLREEKPHLLAFPPDLVAEQFTLMDAELFKKVVPYHCLGSIWSQRDKKGKEHLAPTVRATVTQFNSVANCVITTCLGDRSVSARHRARVVEHWIEVARECRVLKNFSSLYAILSALQSNSIHRLKKTWEEVSRDSLRVFQKLSEIFSDENNYSLSRELLIKEGTSKFATLEMNPKRAQRRPKEAGVIQGTVPYLGTFLTDLVMLDTAMKDYLYGRLINFEKRRKEFEVIAQIKLLQSACNNYSIAPEEHFGAWFRAMERLSEAESYTLSCELEPPSESASNTLKVKKNTAIVKRWSEYGPYLSSGDIADALSVHSAGSSSSDVEEINMSFVPESPDGQEKKFWESASQSSPETSGISSASSSTSSSSASTTPVASTRTHKRSVSGVCSYGSSLPLYNQQVGDSCIIRVSLDVDNGNMYKSILVTSQDKAPAVIRKAMDKHNLDEDEPEDYELVQVISDDRKLKIPDNANVFYAMNSTANYDFVLKKRTFTKGTKVRHGASSTLPRMKQKGLKIAKGIF encoded by the exons AGCTCCACGCAGGAGATTGGCGAGGAGCTGGTCAACGGGGTCATCTACTCCATTTCCCTGCGCAAGATCCAAGTGCACCACGGCGCCAGCAAGGGCCAGCGCTGGCTCGGG TGTGAAAATGAGTCGGCCCTGAACCTCTACGAGACCTGCAAGGTGCGCACCGTGAAGGCGGGCACGCTGGAGAAGCTGGTGGAGCACCTGGTGCCCGCCTTCCAGGGCAGCGACCTCTCCTACGTCACCATCTTCCTGTGCACCTACCGAGCCTTCACCACCACCCAGCAGGTCCTGGACCTGCTGTTCAAGAG GTACGGTAGATGTGACGCCCTCACGGCCTCCTCTAGATACGGGTGCATCCTTCCTTACTCCAGCGAGGACGGCGGACCCCAGGACCAACTCAGAAA TGCCATCTCCTCCATCCTGGGCACCTGGCTGGACCAGTATTCGGAGGACTTCTGTCAGCCCCCTGACTTCCCCTGCCTCAGGCAGCTGGTGGCCTACGTGCAGCTCAACATGCCCGGCTCTGACCTGGAGCGCCGGGCCCACCTCCTCCTGGCCCAGCTGGAGCACGCGGACCTCGGCGAGGCAGAGCCggagg CTCTGTCCCCAGCTCCAGTTCCAGCTCTGAAACCAGCTGCCGAGCCAGAGCCCACACTAGGCCCAGACCTCGAGCCCGCTCTGGCACTGGCCCCAGAGCCAGCCCCGGCACTGGCCCCAGAGCCAGCCCCGACACCAGCTCCAACGCCACCTCCAGAGCTCGAGCCGGCTCTCTCGCAAACTCTAGAGCTCGATCCGGCTGCAGCCCCAGAGCCCCCCTGGCCTTTGCCCGTGGCTGCAGAGAACGGGCTTAGGGAGGAGAAGCCCCACCTCCTGGCGTTCCCTCCTGACCTTGTGGCAGAGCAGTTCACGCTGATGGATGCG gagCTGTTCAAGAAGGTGGTCCCCTACCACTGCCTGGGCTCCATCTGGTCCCAGCGGGACAAGAAGGGGAAGGAGCACCTGGCCCCCACCGTCCGCGCCACCGTCACCCAGTTCAACAGCGTGGCCAACTGCGTCATCACCACCTGCCTCGGGGACCGGAGCGTGTCGGCCCGCCACAGGGCCAGGGTGGTGGAGCACTGGATCGAGGTGGCCAGG GAGTGCCGAGTCCTCAAGAACTTCTCCTCCCTCTACGCAATCCTCTCTGCCCTGCAGAGCAACTCCATCCACCGGCTGAAGAAGACGTGGGAAGAGGTCTCCAG GGACAGTCTCCGCGTCTTTCAGAAGCTGTCGGAGATTTTCTCTGACGAGAACAACTACTCCCTAAGCAGAGAACTGCTCATCAAG GAGGGGACATCCAAGTTTGCCACCCTGGAGATGAACCCCAAGCGAGCCCAGAGGCGCCCGAAAGAGGCG GGTGTCATCCAGGGCACCGTCCCCTACCTGGGCACATTCCTCACGGATCTAGTGATGCTGGACACGGCCATGAAGGACTATCTGTAT GGGAGACTGATCAACTTcgagaagaggaggaag GAATTCGAAGTGATCGCGCAGATCAAGCTGCTCCAGTCAGCCTGCAACAATTACAGCATCGCGCCCGAAGAGCACTTCGGGGCCTGGTTCCGAGCCATGGAGAGGCTCAGCGAGGCTGAGAG CTACACGTTGTCATGCGAGCTGGAGCCCCCCTCCGAGTCGGCCAGCAACACCCTCAAGGTCAAGAAGAACACGGCCATCGTCAAGCGCTGGAGCGA GTACGGCCCCTACCTCAGCAGCGGAGACATTGCTGACGCACTCAGCGTCCACTCGGCCGGCTCCTCCAGCTCCGACGTGGAGGAGATCAACATGAGTTTCGTCCCAGAGTCCCCCGACggccaggagaagaag ttctgggagtcagcctcccagtCATCCCCGGAGACCTCTGGCATCAGCTCAGCCTCCAGCAGCACGTCCTCCTCCTCGGCCTCCACCACGCCCGTGGCCAGCACACGTACCCACAAGCGCTCCGTGTCCGGGGTCTGCAGCTACGGCTCCTCGCTGCCCCTCTACAACCAGCAGGTGGGCGACTCCTGCATCATCCGGGTGAGCCTGGACGTGGACAACGGCAACATGTACAAGAGCATCCTG GTGACCAGCCAAGACAAGGCTCCGGCTGTAATCCGCAAGGCTATGGACAAACACAACCTGGATGAGGACGAGCCCGAAGACTATGAGCTGGTGCAGGTTATTTCAGATGATCGAA AGCTGAAGATCCCTGACAATGCCAACGTGTTCTACGCCATGAACTCTACCGCCAACTATGACTTTGTCCTAAAGAAACGGACCTTCACCAAGGGGACAAAGGTCAGACATGGAGCCAGCTCGACCCTCCCCCGCATGAAGCAGAAGGGACTCAAGATTGCCAAGGGCATCTTCTGA
- the RALGDS gene encoding ral guanine nucleotide dissociation stimulator isoform X2, with protein sequence MVQRMWAEAAGPAGGAESLFPGSRRSRSVWDAVRLEVGGPDSCPVVLHSFTQLDPDLPRLESSTQEIGEELVNGVIYSISLRKIQVHHGASKGQRWLGCENESALNLYETCKVRTVKAGTLEKLVEHLVPAFQGSDLSYVTIFLCTYRAFTTTQQVLDLLFKRYGRCDALTASSRYGCILPYSSEDGGPQDQLRNAISSILGTWLDQYSEDFCQPPDFPCLRQLVAYVQLNMPGSDLERRAHLLLAQLEHADLGEAEPEALSPAPVPALKPAAEPEPTLGPDLEPALALAPEPAPALAPEPAPTPAPTPPPELEPALSQTLELDPAAAPEPPWPLPVAAENGLREEKPHLLAFPPDLVAEQFTLMDAELFKKVVPYHCLGSIWSQRDKKGKEHLAPTVRATVTQFNSVANCVITTCLGDRSVSARHRARVVEHWIEVARECRVLKNFSSLYAILSALQSNSIHRLKKTWEEVSRDSLRVFQKLSEIFSDENNYSLSRELLIKEGTSKFATLEMNPKRAQRRPKEAGVIQGTVPYLGTFLTDLVMLDTAMKDYLYGRLINFEKRRKEFEVIAQIKLLQSACNNYSIAPEEHFGAWFRAMERLSEAESYTLSCELEPPSESASNTLKVKKNTAIVKRWSDRQAPSAELSTSGSCHSKSCDQLRYGPYLSSGDIADALSVHSAGSSSSDVEEINMSFVPESPDGQEKKFWESASQSSPETSGISSASSSTSSSSASTTPVASTRTHKRSVSGVCSYGSSLPLYNQQVGDSCIIRVSLDVDNGNMYKSILVTSQDKAPAVIRKAMDKHNLDEDEPEDYELVQVISDDRKLKIPDNANVFYAMNSTANYDFVLKKRTFTKGTKVRHGASSTLPRMKQKGLKIAKGIF encoded by the exons AGCTCCACGCAGGAGATTGGCGAGGAGCTGGTCAACGGGGTCATCTACTCCATTTCCCTGCGCAAGATCCAAGTGCACCACGGCGCCAGCAAGGGCCAGCGCTGGCTCGGG TGTGAAAATGAGTCGGCCCTGAACCTCTACGAGACCTGCAAGGTGCGCACCGTGAAGGCGGGCACGCTGGAGAAGCTGGTGGAGCACCTGGTGCCCGCCTTCCAGGGCAGCGACCTCTCCTACGTCACCATCTTCCTGTGCACCTACCGAGCCTTCACCACCACCCAGCAGGTCCTGGACCTGCTGTTCAAGAG GTACGGTAGATGTGACGCCCTCACGGCCTCCTCTAGATACGGGTGCATCCTTCCTTACTCCAGCGAGGACGGCGGACCCCAGGACCAACTCAGAAA TGCCATCTCCTCCATCCTGGGCACCTGGCTGGACCAGTATTCGGAGGACTTCTGTCAGCCCCCTGACTTCCCCTGCCTCAGGCAGCTGGTGGCCTACGTGCAGCTCAACATGCCCGGCTCTGACCTGGAGCGCCGGGCCCACCTCCTCCTGGCCCAGCTGGAGCACGCGGACCTCGGCGAGGCAGAGCCggagg CTCTGTCCCCAGCTCCAGTTCCAGCTCTGAAACCAGCTGCCGAGCCAGAGCCCACACTAGGCCCAGACCTCGAGCCCGCTCTGGCACTGGCCCCAGAGCCAGCCCCGGCACTGGCCCCAGAGCCAGCCCCGACACCAGCTCCAACGCCACCTCCAGAGCTCGAGCCGGCTCTCTCGCAAACTCTAGAGCTCGATCCGGCTGCAGCCCCAGAGCCCCCCTGGCCTTTGCCCGTGGCTGCAGAGAACGGGCTTAGGGAGGAGAAGCCCCACCTCCTGGCGTTCCCTCCTGACCTTGTGGCAGAGCAGTTCACGCTGATGGATGCG gagCTGTTCAAGAAGGTGGTCCCCTACCACTGCCTGGGCTCCATCTGGTCCCAGCGGGACAAGAAGGGGAAGGAGCACCTGGCCCCCACCGTCCGCGCCACCGTCACCCAGTTCAACAGCGTGGCCAACTGCGTCATCACCACCTGCCTCGGGGACCGGAGCGTGTCGGCCCGCCACAGGGCCAGGGTGGTGGAGCACTGGATCGAGGTGGCCAGG GAGTGCCGAGTCCTCAAGAACTTCTCCTCCCTCTACGCAATCCTCTCTGCCCTGCAGAGCAACTCCATCCACCGGCTGAAGAAGACGTGGGAAGAGGTCTCCAG GGACAGTCTCCGCGTCTTTCAGAAGCTGTCGGAGATTTTCTCTGACGAGAACAACTACTCCCTAAGCAGAGAACTGCTCATCAAG GAGGGGACATCCAAGTTTGCCACCCTGGAGATGAACCCCAAGCGAGCCCAGAGGCGCCCGAAAGAGGCG GGTGTCATCCAGGGCACCGTCCCCTACCTGGGCACATTCCTCACGGATCTAGTGATGCTGGACACGGCCATGAAGGACTATCTGTAT GGGAGACTGATCAACTTcgagaagaggaggaag GAATTCGAAGTGATCGCGCAGATCAAGCTGCTCCAGTCAGCCTGCAACAATTACAGCATCGCGCCCGAAGAGCACTTCGGGGCCTGGTTCCGAGCCATGGAGAGGCTCAGCGAGGCTGAGAG CTACACGTTGTCATGCGAGCTGGAGCCCCCCTCCGAGTCGGCCAGCAACACCCTCAAGGTCAAGAAGAACACGGCCATCGTCAAGCGCTGGAGCGA CCGCCAGGCCCCCAGCGCAGAGCTCAGTACCAGCGGCAGCTGTCACTCCAAGTCCTGTGACCAACTCAGGTACGGCCCCTACCTCAGCAGCGGAGACATTGCTGACGCACTCAGCGTCCACTCGGCCGGCTCCTCCAGCTCCGACGTGGAGGAGATCAACATGAGTTTCGTCCCAGAGTCCCCCGACggccaggagaagaag ttctgggagtcagcctcccagtCATCCCCGGAGACCTCTGGCATCAGCTCAGCCTCCAGCAGCACGTCCTCCTCCTCGGCCTCCACCACGCCCGTGGCCAGCACACGTACCCACAAGCGCTCCGTGTCCGGGGTCTGCAGCTACGGCTCCTCGCTGCCCCTCTACAACCAGCAGGTGGGCGACTCCTGCATCATCCGGGTGAGCCTGGACGTGGACAACGGCAACATGTACAAGAGCATCCTG GTGACCAGCCAAGACAAGGCTCCGGCTGTAATCCGCAAGGCTATGGACAAACACAACCTGGATGAGGACGAGCCCGAAGACTATGAGCTGGTGCAGGTTATTTCAGATGATCGAA AGCTGAAGATCCCTGACAATGCCAACGTGTTCTACGCCATGAACTCTACCGCCAACTATGACTTTGTCCTAAAGAAACGGACCTTCACCAAGGGGACAAAGGTCAGACATGGAGCCAGCTCGACCCTCCCCCGCATGAAGCAGAAGGGACTCAAGATTGCCAAGGGCATCTTCTGA